The Lacticaseibacillus pabuli region CAGACCCCAATCGACCGGATGAGGCCAAATTTCTGCGCGTCAATCAGTGCCCGCCAGGCCTCAACGTATTCGTCCTTCTTCGGGTTTGGCCAGTGCAACAGGTAGGTGTCGAAGTAGTCGAGACCACTGCGGTGCAGGCTTTCCTCCAAGGCATCAAGGGCGTCCTGGTAGTGGTAGTAACGCCCCGGCAACTTTGACTGGACGAGTAGCTGCGAGCGGGGAACAGATGCACGGCGGATGGCTGCGCCAACTGTCCCTTCGTTTTCGTAGTTATAGGCCGTGTCGATTAGGGTATACCCTTGATCGATGGCGCTCGTGATGGCCTTGACCCCAGCGCTCCCCTTGAGTCTGAAAGTCCCAAACCCCAGCTTGGGTAATTGTAGTCCGTCAGTTAATTGGTAATATTCCATTAATGCGATACCTCCATTGATTTTGCTATGGGGTATATTCCTATTCGAATGGGAATTTCATCCCCCACGCGTTCCGGACGCCATCCATGATGTGGCTGACGTCGTGTGATAGGTCGAGCTGACCGTCGTCGTGACCGGCTGCGATGTAGCGCTGCATATCCCGCACCTCGTAGTCGAGCGCCTCGGCAGCGTTACCAGCCGTCAGTGTCTGCGTCGTGGTGGCGTGCGCGTCAGAAGTGTACGTAATCGTTGCGGTCGTTGCCCGTGGGTAATCACTAATCTCGACGTAGCCCTTGGTGCCAGAAACCACGCCGCGTTTAGGTTGCTTGGCCCGCAGCGAAAGCGCCATGACGGCCATCTGTTGGCGCGGATTCTTGAGGATAATGCCCGACTGTTCGTCCACGCCGGTCTCAAAGAACTTGGCCGTTGTCAGCGTCACATTTGGTTGTTCGGCCAGGAACGTGCGGGCAAAGGCGGTCGCGTAGCCGCCGATGTCCAGTAGCGCACCGCCGGCCAGGTCCTTGTTAAAGAAGCGGTTCTGCGGGTCATAGTCCTTGAGCGAGCCAAAGTTGACTTGCACCATGTTGATGTCGCCGAGTTTGCCGGCCGCGATGAGCTGTTTGACCTGGTCGTAAATCGGCATGTGCATCAGCGTCAGGCCCTCAGTGAGAATCAGCCCCTTGTCTTTGGCCAGCTGCTGCACTTCGTCAAACTCCTTGGCATTTACCGTAATGGCCTTTTCGGCGAAGACATGTTTTCCCGCGTTCAACGCCTGTTTGATGTAGGCGTAGTGGTAGGTGTGCGGCGTTGCGATGTACACCACATCAACGTTCGGGTCAGCGATGAGCTCGTCGGCGGTCGCGTACGTTTTGGTGACGTGCTTTGCCGCAGCGAATGCGCGCAGCTTGTCCTGATCCAAGGCGGTCACGGCGTAAACGGAACCGTTGACGCGGTTGAGGGCGTCTGCCATTTCGTTTGCGATGACCCCAGTACCAATCATACCCCAATTATAAGTTGTCATATTAATCTTCCTTTCGCATAACTTGCGCCGTGCCATCTGTGTTTTCCGTAATGATAACGTCGGCGAGGCGGTTGAAAAATGAAGTGGCGACTACGCCCGGCAAACGCGACAGTGCTGCGTCAATGGTGGCAAGATCATGCCAATCTTGACCCAGCAAATCAATCAGCACATTGCCATCACGTGTGCGTGTGAAGCCCATGTAATTGCCCGCAGCGCGCTTTGACACCGTCAACTGGTAATTGTCGGCAAGCTGGCGGACAAGCGGCTCAGCGGCTTCTAGGAGCTCCACGGTGAGCGGCACGGTGTTATCTAGTTTATCCTGAAGTTTACTAGCAGGGGCCAAGATGACGACCTGGTCTGCAAGCATGGCGTTACGCTTCTCGTAAGTGAAGATGGCGCCATTACTCTTGAGCAAATTGCCGTGTAAATCTGCGCTATCACAGCCGTCAAAGGCCAGATTAATGCTGGCGGGGTGGTCGGTGATGGTTAAGCCAAGCTGACGGGCATAATCCGCGGTTTCTTCGGATGGCGTGGTGAGGGTGAGGTCTGGCACGTCCGCTGCGTGTATGGCGTCGGCGAGGTGTTTCATGTGGTTGCCGCCACCAATGCTGACGGTCATGTGTGGTTTGATTCGGGCTAAGGCTAAATCGATTTGCTGAGTCATCGTAAGCTCCTTCTTGAAACTTAATTTCACGATTATCGTATTTCGGAAACATAATTTTGTCAAGCGCTATCAGAAACTTGCCGTCGCTTCCCAAACGCGGTACAGTGCTTGGTAGAAAGTTTCATAAATATTTGAATCGTGAAATTATACTGAGGAGCACGCGCATGGCGAAACAAACGAACATTATTAATACCCTGTATGGCCAGCTACCAGCGCTATCGGTCACGGATCACAAGATTGCCGAGCAAATATTGGGGGACCCGCGTGCCGTCGTTAATATGACAATCGCGGAGTTGGCCCAGGCGGCTGAGGTGAGTGAGGCCTCGATTTCCCGGTTCTGCCGAACGGTCGGACTCGGGGGCTTTCACGAGTTAAAGATTGCGTTGGCGCAAGTCGCGGGGGATGAACACAGCTATTATCACCAGGTGAGCGGCGATTCCTTGCAGCAGGCCCTCAAGAGCATCAGCGACAACAAAGTAGCTGAGGTGGTGAGCACGCTCGCCGGGACGGATTCGGCCACAATCCAGGCGGTGCTCGACGCCCTGCAGTCTGCCAGCATGGTACTGTGCGCGGCGGCTGGTGGGACGCTACCCGTTGCGCAAGATGCCGCGTACAAGCTGAATCAGCTGGGCATTATGGCAACGGCTGATACCATCTGGGAGATGACGGTTGGCCAGGCGATGAATATGCCGCGTGACGGCGTGGTTTTGGTCATCTCAAACTCCGGTGAAACCCAGAGCCTCTTATCCCTAATTCAAGTTGCCAAGCAGCGGGGCATCACCGTCATTGCGATGACAAACCGCGTGGATTCTCCCATTGCACAACAAGCCGATTTGCATATCCTGACCACGGTGCGCCAGCGCGTGTTTGATTCCGAGTATTACTTTTCACGACTGGCGGCCACGACGGCAGTTGAGGCCATTTTCCTGTTACTACTGGCGCAAAACAAATCGTTTGCCGACCACATTAAGGCGCATGAGACGATTGTGGCGCCCACTAAAATTTGATTGCGACCATAACCCCTAACCCAAAGCGCAACGTGTCAAAGTTTGGGTTCAGGGTGGGTTTTGAATGGTGGTTGCGGATACATTTTGTCCGGTAGCATGGTAATTAGAAACGCCTTATGCTTTTTCTTGCAAGCGGTTTATTACGTGCGCGTTGCGGCAAAAATTAAGCACTAATTTCCGATAATTTAGTGCTTCATAAAAAAACAGGTAGAGTTTTACAAGATTTCGCTTTTAAAGTCTATTGAATTTATGCTCAAAAGAGTGCAAATTATAATCGTAAAGGCGCTGGGTGTCACTAGATCGTGAACTTCGCTTTTACTGCAGCGACCTTGCGACGGTGAACAATAACGGTTCATTGCCATGGATTACGGCGAGCTGAACACGCCACAAACCAGCGATGACGTGATGACAAGTACTAACGCTTCGGGGACGGCTGACAGGTAATTTGTCCAAGCTGTCACGGGGAGTGTAGACGTTAAGTAATTGGCATGACTACGATTTGGTTTTGTGTTCCTCACTGGCGGCAGTGAATAGCAGACACTATGAACGTGATGACCGTTTGGTTCGGGGCCGAACGGGTGATGCACGTCCAACGCGGGAAAAGTTTGAGGGTACCAAAAAAAGAGCAAACCGGCTGGCTTGCTCTTTTCTTGTGGGTTAGTTGTGGTTTTGGTCTTGGAGCAAGTCGCGAATCTGTGTGAGCAGTTCCTCCTGCGTCGGCCCAGCCGGCGCCGCCTCTGGTTCAGGCTTCCGGAAAACACGATTGACGAGTTTAACCAGCAGGAACACCACGAAGGCCATGATGATAAAGTTCAAGACATCGTTTAGAAATGACCCATAAGTGAACTTGGCGGCGCCAATCGAAAAGGACAGTTTGCCCAAATCAGTCTTGCCGACGAAGATGGATAGCAGGGGGTTAATCAGGTTTGTGGTCAGCGAGTTCACCAGTCCAGTGAACGCACCCCCGATGATTACCCCGATGGCGAGATCGAGCATGTTGCCACGCATGATAAAGTCGCGAAATTCTTTCAGCATTGTCGTTCCTCCTCTATGCATATTTGAATAATTGTCATCATCTTTAATTTAATTATACGAGCTTGGCGGCGCCGTTCAAAATTTGAGCTAAAGTGCGTTGACTAGCCCGTCAATGAAGATGAACAGTGAGGGCAGCATGCATAGTCCCAGCACAATGGCGTGACGTTTCTTGTTCATCAGGAAAATGGCGGCATATTCGCGAATGGTCGCGTTCGGCAAGAAGTAAAGGGCAGTGTGTGCGCCTAAACCGTTGGCGTTGAGGCCGGCCTGCTTGGCGAACAAACCCGCCCGGAACAAGTGATAATTGTTGGTGCAAAATTGCGCGCGGTAAGGTGCGCCATGGGTCTGCTGATTGATGATTTTTGCGGAAAACAGCATGTTCTCCAGCGTTGTGCGGCTCTTGTCCTCGAGCAGTGTGGCACTCATGGGGATTCCCAGATTCACGGCATAGTCGCGCATTGCCGCTGCCTCGCTAACCTGCTCATCTTTGCCCTGGCCGCCCGAGAAGATGATGCGCGGCAGTGGGCGTCCTTTGCCGGCTTGGCGCCTGTAGTAACTGATGGCACGGTCAATGCGGGCACCGAGGAGACGAGAGACTTTGTGGCCGTCAATGAGACCGGCCCCCAGGACAATGAGGTAATCCTGATCATGGATTGGCCGACGCAGGTTGTAGGCAAACAGGACGGTGAGAAAGTTCCAGAGTGTGATGAGAACGTACAAGATGCAGACCGCAAAGATGCTGGAAATGGTCTCGTAAATGAAATTGGGCAGGAAACGTTCGCCAACAAAGCCGAACAGGTCGATTGCAATTAGCGCGATGGCGATGAGCAAGGTCAACATATTGGCGAGGGAGTGGCTTTCGCGTCGCCAGACGATGACGGCGTTCCAGATGAGCCAAACTAAATGAAGCGTGACGAAGAAACCGATGATGACCACCACAATGATGAACCCCGCCAGGCCAATTCCGACGAGGGTATGATTATCGCTGGCGATGACCAAGGTGCCAATCGCCAAGATGTCACAGGCCAGGGCAATGTTCAGCAGCAGACCGTTGACTAAACGGCGAGGTTCAAATGTGAAGCTCGCGCCAGCGCCAACCGTTGTCAGGATGGCGAGACAGAGGGTAAATACTACAAAAATGTTCAAAACGATGACAATCCTTTCGCTTATCTTCTAATTGGTTTATAATTTGCCTGAAGAAAAGGTGGTGCGCAGATGACTGATCCAGTATTTGGTAAAAAAGAGGCGGCCTTGAATTACAAGGAACGCGACGGTGTTTATGCCATTGTGCCGGACGCTTCCGGCAAGCGTATTATGACCCTTGCCGCGCCGAATGGGGCAGTTTTCTTGCCCGGCGGCGGCGTTGAGGCCGGCGAGACGGATGCTGAAACATTAAACCGTGAGCTGCTCGAGGAGTTTGGGGTTGCGGTGAAGATTGACGGCAAGCTGGGTCGGGCGGCGGAGTATTTCTACTCCCACCATCGCCAGACGGCCTATTATCATCCGGCAACGTTTTACGCGACGAGTGAGCTCAAGGTGGCAGCGGATCCCCTTGAGGATTTCAACGTCCTCATGATGATGCCGATTTCCATCGCGCTAGCTCAGCTCAAGCGGCCAACGCACCGCTACGCGTTAAGTGAGTGGATTAAATACCACAATGGGCAGCGTGAACTCGATTAGTTGTCCAGTCACACTATCCAAATTGTGAGCAATATCAATTTGTTTTTCAACTAAAAATCGTCTGACGACCAGAAAATCATTGGTTGTCAGACGATTTTTTCACACATAAGCAGGTCGATTAGGCATTCAGAATGTACTTCTTCAGTGCAACCGCTACGCCGTCCTCAACGTTGGTGGCCGTGACGCCGGTCGCCATGTCTTTGAGCTCATCGATGGCATTGCCCATCGCGACGCCGGTACCCGCAAAGTCAAACATGGATTCATCGTTGTGCGAATCACCCATCGCCATGACCTCGGATGCATCCAAGCCGAGCTTGCCAGCCAGTTCACGGAGGGCATTGCCCTTGCTAGCCTCTTTATTTACAAACTCGAGCAGGAAAGGTTCTGAGCGGTTGCCGTAGTACTGTGCCATCTCAGGCTGCATGTTTGCAATGGCCTTTGTGAGTCCATCCTTGGTACCGAAGCACTGGAACTTGGCAAACTTTGCTTCCGATGAAATTTGCGCAGGGCTGGCAATCTGAATCGGCATGTTCGTCGCAAACGCTTCGAACTGCATCAGGTTGTTGATGACGGGGACATCCGTGTACATCCGCTCGCGATCCTCGATGACTGGCATGAGGCCGTTCGCCAGGGCAGCTGCATACAAATGTAAGTAGTCTTGGTAGGTCAGCGCGTGCTCGATGAGAACGTCGCCGTGGCGAGTTTGCTGAACGAGCGCGCCATTGTAGGAAATGACGTAATCGTCCTTATGCAGCAAATCCAACTGCGGCAAGAACTTTAACGTGCCGGGGAGTGGCCGCCCACTTGCCAGGACAACGTAAACGCCCTTTGCGCGAACCGTCCGGATGGTTGCGGCGACCTCAGGATTGAGTTCCTGATGTTCGTTGAGCAACGTGCCATCCATATCCAATGCAACCAACTTAATTGCCATGATCAGCCTCCATAATTTTCCGATTTACTTACCATAAATTGCCGGGTCAATGACACTGCCCGCCGCGAGGTACCGCTGAAACTTACCGTATTCCGGCTTGAAGTCTGGACTGTCCGGACTCGTCAGCATGACCTTTGGGAAGTAGAAGCGTTCGTCCCCGGTAACCTTACCCGTGATTGCCTTCACGAGGGGACTTAGCGTTGAAAGCTCCTCGAGGGTATTGTCACGTTCCATGATTTCAATTTGCGTCTTTGGTGTTGCACTCGTTGGATCGTACTGATCATATGGCAAATCGTAACTCGAGTTCTTCGCCGTGTAGTAGCGTGAGTCAAAGCCCGCCTCGTCCACAATCTTGGCCATTGCCGGCAGTAAGTGTGCCGTCGAATGGTTAAACTGGGCGGACTTAAGTGGGCGCCGGTCCAAGAAGCGCGCCGACATATCGGCAAGGACGTGGTCGGTTGACTTCATCCAGTAGTGGAAGTAGGTCGTCATCACGCCATCATCAAGCGCGAGGTAGTCGGCGAGGTCAAACTTGCCCTCAAAGAATGGTAGCAGTAGCCGCGGCTTTTCGTCCTCGGTGAACTTGCCATCTTCGTAGAGCTCCTTGGCCCGCTGCAAGATGCCCGTCAGAACGACCTCCATCCCGCGGGAAACGGGGTGGAAGTAAATCTGCTGGTACATCTGGAAACGGCTGACGATGTAATCTTCAACCGCGTGCATGCCACTCGGGTTGAAGGCAATGCCGCCAGCGTATGGCCGCATCACCCGCAAGATCCGGGTAAGGTCAAACAGGCCGTAGTTCGTCCCGGTGTGATAGGCATCCCGGAGCAGGTAGTCCATGCGATCTGCATCAATCTGGCTGCTAATCATCTGCACAACCTGGGGATTTGGATAGGAGTGGTCGATGACGCTGGCCACTTGCGCTGGAAATTCTGGGCTGACACCACGCAAAATCGCGTTAACCGTGGTGGACGGGTCGGTGAGGATCTGCCGTGTAATGGCTTCGTGGTCTGTGTGGAAAATATGCTCGAAGGTGTGTGAGTAAGCCCCGTGACCGATATCGTGGAGCAGCGCCGCACAGAGTGTGACCAAGCGTTCGGAATCATCCCACAAGCCATCTCCAGGCGTCTTGGTCGGATAGTCTTGCTGGAAATTGTCACATATTTCCCGGGCAATGTTGTACACACCGAGTGAGTGGGTAAACCGGGTGTGCTCGGCGCCTTGGAACACCGTGTTGGCAACACCGAGCTGCTTGATTCGACGCAAGCGTTGCATCTCCGGGCTGTTAATCAGGTCAAGGATGACACGCTCACGTACGGGTATGTAATTATGGACTGGGTCTCGAAACACCTTTTCGCGTGGTAACATTTCAATTTTCACTAGGTAACCTCCTCGCGTCCGAACCATTCGTCGTAACTTCTGCCTTTAATTATAGTGTAAAATGTCACATTTGGAAAACGCAAACAAGTGAAAGTTGCCAAGCATTTTGGGAGCGTGTAGAATATAATGTTTCTAGGAAGGGATGATAGTCTTATGGATTTGTCACACGGAATTCCGGTACGTGTTCAGATGGAGACCTGGGTCAGCCAGGATGAACATCAGGAA contains the following coding sequences:
- a CDS encoding Gfo/Idh/MocA family protein, giving the protein MTTYNWGMIGTGVIANEMADALNRVNGSVYAVTALDQDKLRAFAAAKHVTKTYATADELIADPNVDVVYIATPHTYHYAYIKQALNAGKHVFAEKAITVNAKEFDEVQQLAKDKGLILTEGLTLMHMPIYDQVKQLIAAGKLGDINMVQVNFGSLKDYDPQNRFFNKDLAGGALLDIGGYATAFARTFLAEQPNVTLTTAKFFETGVDEQSGIILKNPRQQMAVMALSLRAKQPKRGVVSGTKGYVEISDYPRATTATITYTSDAHATTTQTLTAGNAAEALDYEVRDMQRYIAAGHDDGQLDLSHDVSHIMDGVRNAWGMKFPFE
- a CDS encoding ribose-5-phosphate isomerase A, with product MTQQIDLALARIKPHMTVSIGGGNHMKHLADAIHAADVPDLTLTTPSEETADYARQLGLTITDHPASINLAFDGCDSADLHGNLLKSNGAIFTYEKRNAMLADQVVILAPASKLQDKLDNTVPLTVELLEAAEPLVRQLADNYQLTVSKRAAGNYMGFTRTRDGNVLIDLLGQDWHDLATIDAALSRLPGVVATSFFNRLADVIITENTDGTAQVMRKED
- a CDS encoding MurR/RpiR family transcriptional regulator encodes the protein MAKQTNIINTLYGQLPALSVTDHKIAEQILGDPRAVVNMTIAELAQAAEVSEASISRFCRTVGLGGFHELKIALAQVAGDEHSYYHQVSGDSLQQALKSISDNKVAEVVSTLAGTDSATIQAVLDALQSASMVLCAAAGGTLPVAQDAAYKLNQLGIMATADTIWEMTVGQAMNMPRDGVVLVISNSGETQSLLSLIQVAKQRGITVIAMTNRVDSPIAQQADLHILTTVRQRVFDSEYYFSRLAATTAVEAIFLLLLAQNKSFADHIKAHETIVAPTKI
- the mscL gene encoding large-conductance mechanosensitive channel protein MscL gives rise to the protein MLKEFRDFIMRGNMLDLAIGVIIGGAFTGLVNSLTTNLINPLLSIFVGKTDLGKLSFSIGAAKFTYGSFLNDVLNFIIMAFVVFLLVKLVNRVFRKPEPEAAPAGPTQEELLTQIRDLLQDQNHN
- a CDS encoding YdcF family protein; this encodes MNIFVVFTLCLAILTTVGAGASFTFEPRRLVNGLLLNIALACDILAIGTLVIASDNHTLVGIGLAGFIIVVVIIGFFVTLHLVWLIWNAVIVWRRESHSLANMLTLLIAIALIAIDLFGFVGERFLPNFIYETISSIFAVCILYVLITLWNFLTVLFAYNLRRPIHDQDYLIVLGAGLIDGHKVSRLLGARIDRAISYYRRQAGKGRPLPRIIFSGGQGKDEQVSEAAAMRDYAVNLGIPMSATLLEDKSRTTLENMLFSAKIINQQTHGAPYRAQFCTNNYHLFRAGLFAKQAGLNANGLGAHTALYFLPNATIREYAAIFLMNKKRHAIVLGLCMLPSLFIFIDGLVNAL
- a CDS encoding NUDIX domain-containing protein, encoding MTDPVFGKKEAALNYKERDGVYAIVPDASGKRIMTLAAPNGAVFLPGGGVEAGETDAETLNRELLEEFGVAVKIDGKLGRAAEYFYSHHRQTAYYHPATFYATSELKVAADPLEDFNVLMMMPISIALAQLKRPTHRYALSEWIKYHNGQRELD
- a CDS encoding Cof-type HAD-IIB family hydrolase, yielding MAIKLVALDMDGTLLNEHQELNPEVAATIRTVRAKGVYVVLASGRPLPGTLKFLPQLDLLHKDDYVISYNGALVQQTRHGDVLIEHALTYQDYLHLYAAALANGLMPVIEDRERMYTDVPVINNLMQFEAFATNMPIQIASPAQISSEAKFAKFQCFGTKDGLTKAIANMQPEMAQYYGNRSEPFLLEFVNKEASKGNALRELAGKLGLDASEVMAMGDSHNDESMFDFAGTGVAMGNAIDELKDMATGVTATNVEDGVAVALKKYILNA
- a CDS encoding HD domain-containing protein, whose protein sequence is MKIEMLPREKVFRDPVHNYIPVRERVILDLINSPEMQRLRRIKQLGVANTVFQGAEHTRFTHSLGVYNIAREICDNFQQDYPTKTPGDGLWDDSERLVTLCAALLHDIGHGAYSHTFEHIFHTDHEAITRQILTDPSTTVNAILRGVSPEFPAQVASVIDHSYPNPQVVQMISSQIDADRMDYLLRDAYHTGTNYGLFDLTRILRVMRPYAGGIAFNPSGMHAVEDYIVSRFQMYQQIYFHPVSRGMEVVLTGILQRAKELYEDGKFTEDEKPRLLLPFFEGKFDLADYLALDDGVMTTYFHYWMKSTDHVLADMSARFLDRRPLKSAQFNHSTAHLLPAMAKIVDEAGFDSRYYTAKNSSYDLPYDQYDPTSATPKTQIEIMERDNTLEELSTLSPLVKAITGKVTGDERFYFPKVMLTSPDSPDFKPEYGKFQRYLAAGSVIDPAIYGK